In Chryseobacterium lactis, a single genomic region encodes these proteins:
- a CDS encoding TrmH family RNA methyltransferase, with the protein MQMKDLAQTYEYLKQFLTEERLAKIEHFSPESSDFVLPVMDDVYQFRNAAAIIRSVEACGFHKVVAMEEENVFNPNLTVTKGAETWVEVEKMPKNIASLQNIKDRGYKILAVSLEKNAVMLPEYQITEPIALVFGTEMAGVSEEVIDFADETLAIPMYGFTKSYNVSVAAGICMYELKQKLMKSGIDYKLNEQKLLDMKIRWAVNSIKSGKQILAKYQAEQNL; encoded by the coding sequence ATGCAGATGAAAGATTTAGCACAAACTTATGAATATTTAAAGCAATTTTTAACCGAAGAAAGATTGGCGAAAATTGAACATTTTTCTCCGGAAAGTTCTGATTTTGTACTGCCTGTGATGGACGATGTGTATCAGTTCAGAAATGCAGCTGCCATTATAAGATCCGTTGAAGCTTGTGGTTTTCATAAAGTGGTTGCGATGGAGGAAGAAAATGTCTTTAATCCTAATCTTACCGTTACCAAAGGTGCTGAAACGTGGGTTGAAGTAGAAAAGATGCCTAAAAATATAGCTTCTCTTCAAAATATAAAAGACAGAGGGTATAAGATTCTGGCTGTATCTCTTGAGAAAAATGCAGTGATGCTTCCTGAATATCAGATTACAGAGCCTATTGCATTGGTTTTCGGTACTGAAATGGCAGGTGTGTCTGAAGAAGTAATCGACTTTGCCGACGAAACACTTGCGATTCCTATGTATGGGTTCACAAAAAGTTATAATGTATCTGTAGCAGCAGGAATCTGTATGTATGAACTGAAGCAGAAACTGATGAAATCCGGGATTGATTATAAGCTGAATGAACAAAAACTACTTGATATGAAAATCCGCTGGGCCGTGAATTCTATCAAAAGCGGAAAACAGATTTTAGCAAAATATCAGGCGGAGCAAAATCTATAA
- the tsaD gene encoding tRNA (adenosine(37)-N6)-threonylcarbamoyltransferase complex transferase subunit TsaD produces the protein MSDSIILGIESSCDDTSAAIIKGNSILSNIAANQAIHKEYGGVVPELASRAHQQNIIPVVEKSFTKANIQQNAISAIGFTRGPGLLGSLLVGTSFAKSLAMSLNVPLIEVNHLQAHILAHFIEDANPVPPTFPFLCLTVSGGHTMIVLVKDYFDMEIVGKTIDDAAGEAFDKIGKIFDLDYPAGPIIDRLAKEGNPDAFTFNKPRLENYDYSFSGIKTSVLYFIQKEVRKNPDFIKENLNDLCASVQKTIIEILMKKLEKAAKELNVKDVAIAGGVSANSALRTAMEVNRERLGWNIYIPKFEYTTDNAAMIAMVAKLKFERGEFTDLRTTATAKYDL, from the coding sequence ATGAGCGACTCTATAATTTTAGGTATTGAATCGTCTTGCGACGACACCTCAGCAGCTATCATCAAGGGGAATTCTATTCTTTCGAATATTGCCGCGAACCAGGCCATCCATAAAGAATATGGCGGTGTAGTCCCTGAATTGGCTTCACGAGCCCATCAACAAAATATTATCCCCGTTGTTGAAAAATCTTTTACCAAAGCAAATATACAACAAAATGCTATTTCAGCTATAGGATTTACACGTGGCCCCGGACTTTTGGGATCGCTTCTTGTAGGTACATCATTTGCTAAGTCTTTGGCTATGAGCCTTAATGTTCCTTTGATTGAAGTAAATCACCTTCAAGCCCACATTTTGGCCCATTTCATCGAAGATGCAAATCCTGTGCCGCCTACTTTCCCTTTCCTGTGCCTTACTGTAAGTGGTGGACATACCATGATTGTATTGGTTAAGGATTATTTTGACATGGAAATCGTAGGAAAAACAATCGATGACGCTGCAGGAGAAGCTTTTGATAAAATCGGAAAGATTTTTGACCTTGATTATCCGGCAGGACCTATTATTGACAGGCTTGCTAAAGAAGGAAATCCTGATGCTTTTACATTTAACAAACCCAGGTTGGAAAATTATGATTATTCTTTCAGTGGCATTAAGACATCCGTTTTATATTTCATACAGAAAGAGGTAAGAAAAAATCCTGATTTTATCAAAGAAAATCTCAACGACCTTTGTGCTTCAGTACAAAAAACCATTATTGAGATCCTGATGAAAAAGCTTGAAAAGGCAGCGAAAGAGCTTAACGTAAAAGATGTCGCTATTGCAGGTGGTGTATCCGCAAATTCTGCATTAAGAACAGCAATGGAAGTGAACAGAGAAAGGCTAGGCTGGAATATCTACATTCCAAAATTCGAATACACAACAGACAATGCTGCAATGATTGCTATGGTAGCAAAATTAAAGTTTGAAAGAGGAGAATTTACTGATTTAAGAACAACGGCGACGGCAAAATATGATCTATGA
- a CDS encoding translocation/assembly module TamB domain-containing protein, giving the protein MAKLENNNENENKKSVAENLGDQVQKTVENVEGKVRETVKEASELASDAIHHPVETAEEFGKQAVKDVTSYTWWAKLLLILFWIGLFLVGSVLVIINLPVTKQWAADQALQIVNQDFKAGFSTESVDVNYFGDVTIKGLKVKDYKGFDFITAREFRADSDWISLAVNAISGNSNSLSFNSLTLVNADIKVITYKGDSIANFIRFTELFDNGKKRDPKKPPFQLNSRVQIIDSKVSIVNQNSEGEHGKWLTATKFNLKAPNVKVNGPNVSALINNMSFVTSRWGKSHLVDTFSTELSLTHQFLSLKDLTLNTDHTLLQGNIKFNLNDGKWADFADKVRWDMNIEQGSQISGYDISYFVTNWDNIKPFNIAGKMTGPLNKFHLENFLITNPDVNIATKTMKVDNLLKGHFSIETRDLSTDFTYKDLKAMMPSFISSKMKNFADDFGKLKYNGTAKVTPDQVYVENGNLITGIGQAKISKLSLTGYSTAMPKYVGYLEVKDLNTSVITKNKSVGLISGKFDLNGQSFDVNTMRLTTKSQIASIEIMDKVINNLYLDGLLDHKKYNGLITVNDEQAKATIKGLIDFSTSRISADVNADVSYLNMNYFTGKPGNQVVSGQVDGKMAMSNINDLTLDVNANNLHFATATEKYDIPNAKLKTFIEAGGRVIDVDAPGAATGKISGRYSLADLVGMVENGIGRILVGPPPRKLYRGQNFTMNFNVQQGIVNYFLPDLKIPHGAIVEGEYNGDSNNLILNLDAAALKYIMKKEEEITDADKALASANPDYKINDRKSLSRDSAMVDSVKVRINTANLSQQIYARINKLEYNKNIIKDFELKGNNENGQTLHLATVFKHGSPDDEINEKLKEYAINVDQSTDAFGDYVFRFEPTEVKFNEVTWAIDTSPELNHSITYRKKTGDFDIRNLRIYSDKSALLIKEAQFKSMKDFYVDADIDNFAIEKLLEMQSGGNGMDIKGLANGTVKIKMDKSTLQPLVDVSVDDIKMNGNEMGDISISATNGFSLNVYDIDIKVHSAGALGSNTLDVTGTVNNNTASPDIDLTAQMRDFDLAFTQQFVQSIFGNMRGKATGDLKINGKLRNLDYNGDIALKDFGLKLLFTGVDYSFDDTVIQLTKGLAILNNIEVHDGRSNSKGNISGAIQFETLSSMGVSLVMRADNLLMLNTAQKDFDLFWGRVYGQGDLYVDGPVSGLSITTPNMKALNGSTFTFNSSSTSNVEEFKMLRFLKEGKDGLVTLEEKKKTGANMNIDFNLAVDKGTTVNVLVGDDVGNITVKGVADPLKFQMNRQGNIAMSGTYKVDNGTFVSKAILNKTFQIEKNSSIRWDGDAMKPSLDISANYVRMVSNAGEYLSMGKLQPISILLQAKITQSLINPKIDLNVTALDVSSQVRETLAAKMSQEGEKVLQFGSVLLLSTFNVSNSGGVDVNVGNVAESSGYNMLLKQLGSVLNTMSNEFQIDLNYVKGDQNANIGDRANAGVSVAVSPRVNVKTGLGIPLSKTDGTQANYLSTEGSIEYDLSKKNDGTLLIRGYSKPTNIGMGMASTNGSANQAYGVGVMWSKSFNSLFKKKKKDKKIQEAKPEIKTDSTKSNGK; this is encoded by the coding sequence ATGGCAAAGTTAGAGAATAATAACGAGAATGAGAATAAAAAATCGGTAGCTGAAAACCTAGGGGATCAGGTACAGAAAACTGTTGAAAATGTAGAGGGAAAGGTTCGGGAAACAGTAAAAGAGGCTTCTGAGCTTGCTTCAGATGCTATACATCATCCCGTAGAAACTGCGGAAGAATTTGGTAAACAGGCAGTAAAAGATGTTACCAGTTATACCTGGTGGGCAAAACTTCTCTTGATTCTCTTTTGGATCGGGCTTTTTCTGGTAGGAAGTGTATTGGTCATTATTAATTTGCCGGTGACTAAGCAGTGGGCAGCAGATCAGGCACTTCAGATTGTAAACCAGGATTTTAAAGCAGGGTTTTCTACCGAAAGTGTAGACGTGAATTATTTCGGAGATGTTACCATTAAAGGTCTTAAAGTTAAAGATTATAAAGGATTTGATTTTATTACAGCTCGTGAGTTTCGTGCTGATTCAGACTGGATATCTCTTGCTGTAAATGCTATTTCCGGAAACAGTAATTCTTTAAGTTTCAACTCTCTTACCCTTGTTAATGCAGATATAAAAGTAATTACCTACAAAGGCGATAGTATTGCCAATTTTATCAGATTCACAGAACTTTTCGACAACGGAAAAAAAAGAGATCCTAAAAAACCTCCTTTTCAGTTAAATTCCAGAGTTCAGATAATTGATTCTAAAGTTTCCATTGTTAACCAAAATTCAGAAGGAGAACATGGAAAATGGCTTACGGCAACGAAATTTAATCTTAAAGCACCCAATGTAAAGGTCAATGGACCTAATGTTTCGGCGTTGATTAATAATATGTCCTTTGTCACCTCAAGATGGGGAAAATCACACCTGGTGGATACCTTTTCAACGGAACTTTCTTTAACTCACCAGTTTTTATCCTTAAAAGATCTTACTTTAAATACAGATCATACTTTACTTCAGGGAAATATCAAATTCAATCTCAACGATGGGAAGTGGGCAGATTTTGCGGATAAGGTCCGCTGGGATATGAATATCGAACAGGGAAGCCAGATCAGCGGGTACGACATTAGTTATTTTGTGACCAACTGGGATAATATTAAACCATTTAATATTGCCGGGAAAATGACCGGCCCTTTAAATAAATTCCATCTGGAAAATTTCCTGATCACAAATCCGGATGTGAATATTGCGACAAAGACCATGAAAGTCGACAACCTGTTGAAAGGCCATTTTTCAATTGAAACGAGAGATCTTTCAACGGATTTTACCTATAAGGATTTAAAAGCCATGATGCCGAGTTTTATTTCCAGCAAAATGAAGAATTTTGCGGATGATTTTGGCAAATTAAAGTATAACGGTACTGCAAAAGTAACCCCAGATCAGGTATATGTTGAGAACGGTAATTTAATAACCGGAATCGGGCAGGCAAAAATTTCCAAGCTTTCTTTAACGGGATATAGCACCGCGATGCCTAAATACGTCGGTTATCTGGAAGTAAAAGATCTTAATACTTCTGTCATTACAAAGAATAAATCAGTAGGCTTAATCTCCGGGAAGTTTGATCTTAACGGACAGAGTTTTGATGTCAATACAATGCGTCTTACGACCAAGTCGCAGATTGCGAGTATTGAAATAATGGATAAAGTGATTAATAATCTCTATCTGGACGGATTATTGGATCATAAAAAATACAACGGACTTATTACAGTTAATGACGAGCAGGCCAAAGCGACCATTAAAGGATTAATCGATTTCAGTACTTCCAGGATATCAGCAGATGTAAATGCTGATGTCAGTTATCTTAATATGAATTATTTTACCGGAAAACCTGGAAATCAGGTTGTGAGCGGACAAGTTGATGGTAAAATGGCAATGTCAAACATTAATGATCTTACCCTGGATGTGAATGCTAATAATCTTCACTTTGCGACGGCGACCGAAAAATATGATATTCCTAATGCCAAACTAAAAACATTTATTGAGGCAGGCGGACGGGTCATTGATGTTGATGCACCGGGAGCTGCTACGGGAAAAATATCTGGAAGATACAGTCTTGCAGACCTTGTGGGAATGGTTGAAAATGGAATCGGAAGAATATTGGTGGGGCCACCTCCAAGAAAATTGTACAGAGGACAGAATTTTACAATGAATTTCAATGTACAACAGGGAATTGTTAATTATTTCCTTCCCGATCTTAAAATTCCTCATGGAGCTATTGTAGAAGGAGAATATAATGGAGATTCCAATAATCTTATTCTAAACCTGGATGCTGCTGCTTTAAAATACATCATGAAGAAGGAAGAGGAGATTACCGATGCTGATAAAGCGTTAGCCTCCGCCAATCCTGATTATAAAATTAATGATAGAAAGAGCCTGAGCAGAGACAGTGCAATGGTAGATAGTGTGAAGGTGAGGATCAATACGGCCAATCTTAGTCAGCAGATATATGCCAGGATTAATAAACTTGAGTATAATAAAAATATCATTAAAGATTTTGAGCTTAAGGGCAATAATGAGAATGGGCAGACACTTCATTTGGCGACCGTATTCAAACACGGAAGTCCTGATGATGAAATTAATGAAAAGCTTAAAGAATATGCCATTAATGTTGATCAGTCTACCGATGCTTTTGGAGACTATGTCTTTAGGTTTGAACCAACAGAAGTTAAGTTCAATGAAGTTACCTGGGCAATAGATACGAGCCCTGAACTTAATCATTCCATTACCTATCGAAAGAAAACCGGTGATTTTGATATCCGGAATCTTCGGATTTATTCTGATAAAAGTGCTTTATTAATCAAGGAAGCGCAATTTAAATCGATGAAGGATTTCTACGTAGATGCAGACATTGATAATTTTGCGATTGAAAAGCTTCTGGAAATGCAGTCAGGAGGAAATGGGATGGATATAAAAGGTCTTGCCAACGGGACCGTTAAGATCAAAATGGATAAAAGTACGTTGCAGCCGTTGGTTGATGTTTCCGTGGATGACATTAAAATGAATGGCAATGAAATGGGAGATATTTCCATCTCTGCGACAAACGGATTTTCTTTAAATGTATATGATATCGATATCAAAGTACATTCAGCAGGAGCATTAGGAAGCAATACCCTGGATGTTACCGGTACTGTGAATAACAATACAGCTTCTCCGGATATTGACCTGACGGCACAGATGCGTGATTTTGATCTTGCATTTACCCAGCAGTTTGTACAATCGATCTTTGGAAATATGCGAGGAAAGGCAACCGGAGATCTTAAAATCAATGGAAAACTAAGGAATCTTGACTACAATGGTGATATTGCTTTAAAAGATTTTGGATTAAAACTTTTATTTACAGGGGTAGATTATTCGTTTGATGATACAGTGATTCAGCTTACAAAAGGGCTTGCCATTCTCAACAATATTGAAGTGCATGACGGCAGAAGTAATTCCAAAGGAAATATTTCCGGGGCGATTCAGTTTGAAACACTTTCTTCAATGGGGGTTTCGCTCGTAATGAGAGCAGATAATTTATTAATGCTGAATACGGCACAAAAAGATTTTGATCTTTTCTGGGGAAGAGTATATGGTCAGGGAGATTTGTATGTGGATGGACCCGTTTCCGGATTAAGCATAACCACCCCAAATATGAAGGCACTCAATGGAAGTACCTTTACTTTTAACTCCAGTTCGACTTCAAATGTGGAAGAATTTAAGATGTTGAGGTTCCTGAAGGAAGGAAAAGACGGTCTTGTAACTCTTGAAGAGAAAAAGAAAACAGGAGCCAATATGAACATTGATTTCAATCTGGCTGTTGATAAAGGAACTACAGTTAATGTACTTGTTGGTGATGATGTCGGAAATATTACCGTAAAAGGAGTTGCCGATCCGTTGAAATTCCAGATGAATAGGCAAGGAAATATTGCTATGAGTGGTACATATAAGGTGGATAACGGAACTTTTGTGTCTAAAGCAATCCTTAATAAAACCTTCCAGATTGAAAAGAACAGCAGCATCAGATGGGATGGTGATGCTATGAAACCGTCACTGGATATTTCAGCTAATTATGTAAGGATGGTTTCCAACGCAGGAGAGTACCTTAGTATGGGGAAACTCCAGCCGATCAGTATTTTGCTCCAGGCTAAAATTACCCAGTCTTTAATAAACCCTAAAATCGATCTAAACGTAACTGCTTTAGATGTTTCCAGTCAGGTAAGAGAAACCCTGGCCGCAAAAATGAGTCAGGAAGGGGAGAAGGTTCTCCAGTTTGGTTCAGTTCTCTTATTAAGTACCTTCAACGTGTCTAATAGTGGAGGTGTGGATGTGAATGTTGGAAACGTAGCGGAATCTTCTGGATATAATATGCTTTTAAAGCAGTTGGGATCTGTTCTTAACACCATGAGTAATGAATTTCAGATTGACCTTAATTATGTGAAAGGAGATCAGAATGCAAATATTGGAGACCGTGCCAATGCCGGAGTTAGTGTTGCCGTTTCACCTAGAGTAAATGTGAAAACCGGGTTAGGTATTCCATTATCAAAGACAGATGGAACACAGGCTAACTACCTTTCCACAGAAGGATCCATTGAATATGACCTTTCTAAAAAGAATGACGGAACATTGCTGATCCGTGGATATTCCAAACCTACCAATATCGGGATGGGAATGGCCAGTACAAACGGTTCTGCTAATCAGGCGTATGGAGTAGGGGTGATGTGGAGTAAAAGCTTTAATTCTTTGTTTAAAAAGAAGAAAAAAGACAAAAAAATACAAGAAGCCAAACCTGAAATAAAAACAGATTCTACAAAATCAAATGGTAAATAA
- a CDS encoding asparaginase, which translates to MKRKVLLIYTGGTIGMEKDYETGSLRAFDFGNIFEKMPEMKLMECEVFVHPFAKPLDSSDMGPEEWRVIANYILKNYNDYDGFLILHGTDTMSYTASALSFMLKGLRKPVIMTGSQLPIGDLRTDAKENLLTSLYYASLYENDEAVIQEVAIYFEYKLLRGNRTLKYSAEYFDAYASPNYPILGQSGVHLNIIKDNLFRCDPNVEFHVDEHISEDILFWRIFPGMHLSHFKEIPRMKVLILQVFGSGTIFSSEKTQETLQEIRNNGTEIVVVSQCISGGISFGKYENSNIFSRIGAISGRDMTAETAITKAMHLIDNPNYTGSFADNFTKSLCGEITEEKL; encoded by the coding sequence ATGAAACGAAAAGTCCTGCTCATCTATACCGGTGGAACCATTGGTATGGAAAAAGATTATGAAACCGGAAGTCTCCGTGCCTTTGATTTTGGTAATATATTTGAAAAGATGCCCGAGATGAAGCTGATGGAATGTGAGGTTTTCGTACATCCTTTTGCCAAACCCCTGGACTCTTCCGACATGGGACCTGAAGAATGGAGAGTTATTGCCAATTATATTCTTAAAAATTATAACGATTACGACGGATTTCTGATTCTTCACGGAACAGACACCATGTCTTACACAGCATCAGCTTTAAGTTTTATGCTAAAAGGCTTGAGAAAGCCTGTGATTATGACGGGTTCTCAGCTTCCGATCGGTGATCTGAGAACAGATGCCAAGGAAAATCTTTTAACGAGCCTTTATTATGCCAGCCTTTATGAAAATGATGAAGCCGTTATCCAGGAAGTGGCCATCTATTTTGAATATAAATTATTAAGAGGAAACAGAACATTAAAATATTCAGCGGAATATTTTGATGCTTACGCCAGTCCGAACTATCCTATTCTGGGGCAATCAGGGGTTCATTTAAATATTATCAAAGACAACTTATTCCGTTGTGATCCAAATGTTGAATTTCATGTTGATGAACACATTTCAGAAGATATTTTGTTCTGGAGAATTTTCCCGGGCATGCATCTCAGTCATTTCAAAGAAATCCCTAGAATGAAAGTTCTTATTCTGCAGGTTTTTGGGTCCGGAACCATTTTCAGCAGTGAAAAAACACAGGAAACACTTCAGGAAATCAGAAATAACGGGACAGAAATCGTAGTGGTAAGTCAGTGTATTTCAGGAGGAATTTCTTTCGGAAAGTATGAAAACAGTAATATTTTTTCAAGAATCGGAGCCATCAGCGGTAGGGACATGACGGCAGAAACTGCCATTACCAAAGCTATGCACCTGATCGACAACCCTAATTATACAGGAAGTTTTGCCGATAACTTCACCAAAAGTCTTTGTGGAGAAATAACAGAGGAAAAATTGTAA
- a CDS encoding RsmE family RNA methyltransferase gives MKLFYGTIENNQVTINDDEQLHIVKVLRMKQGEDIHVTDGKGNLASGKLFIEGKKAGIEVAEIKENLPDFNPKLHIAIAPTKNIDRIEFFLEKAVEMGVSEISIIITEKTERKNINVDKLRKQSIAASKQSLRFHFPIINDALKLSDFLKNSNSEHTFVAHCHENLDRIDLKNLPQMEDITFLIGPEGDFSEREISFLAENTIKAVSLGNQRLRTETAGVFVAAWNYNKMI, from the coding sequence ATGAAATTATTCTACGGAACTATAGAAAACAACCAGGTAACGATTAATGACGATGAGCAACTTCATATCGTAAAAGTCCTCCGCATGAAGCAGGGCGAAGATATTCATGTGACAGACGGAAAAGGAAATCTGGCTTCCGGAAAACTTTTTATAGAAGGAAAAAAAGCAGGTATTGAGGTGGCAGAAATCAAAGAAAATCTACCTGATTTTAATCCGAAACTTCATATTGCAATTGCTCCGACTAAAAATATCGACCGCATTGAATTTTTTCTGGAAAAAGCTGTAGAGATGGGAGTTTCAGAAATCAGCATTATCATAACTGAGAAGACTGAACGTAAAAATATCAATGTCGATAAACTCAGAAAACAGAGTATCGCAGCTTCCAAACAAAGCTTAAGGTTTCATTTCCCAATCATTAATGATGCTTTGAAGCTTTCAGATTTCCTGAAAAACAGTAATTCTGAACATACCTTTGTAGCCCATTGCCACGAAAATCTGGATAGAATTGATCTTAAAAATCTCCCTCAGATGGAAGATATCACTTTCTTAATTGGTCCGGAAGGGGATTTTTCTGAAAGAGAAATTTCTTTTCTTGCAGAGAATACAATCAAAGCAGTTTCACTGGGTAATCAGAGACTGAGAACGGAAACTGCCGGTGTTTTTGTAGCAGCCTGGAATTACAATAAAATGATTTAA
- a CDS encoding Lrp/AsnC family transcriptional regulator, producing MNYQLDEIDKKILDFLVENTRMPFTEIAKQMDVSAGTIHVRVKKMEDAGIILGSSLNIDYGKLDYHFTAFIGILLTKSNRTQEVLKELSTIPNVIEASVISGKYNIFCKVRAKNTEDAKRIIYQIDDIQDVMRTESMISMEEYLSDKNRLINAISI from the coding sequence ATGAACTATCAACTGGACGAAATAGACAAGAAGATTCTTGATTTCTTAGTAGAAAACACAAGAATGCCTTTTACAGAAATTGCAAAGCAGATGGACGTTTCTGCTGGAACAATTCACGTAAGAGTGAAAAAGATGGAAGATGCAGGTATTATTTTGGGATCATCTCTTAATATCGATTATGGGAAGCTGGATTACCACTTTACAGCTTTCATCGGAATCCTTTTGACAAAATCAAACCGTACTCAGGAAGTATTGAAAGAATTGTCAACTATTCCAAACGTAATTGAAGCTAGCGTTATTTCCGGAAAATATAATATTTTCTGTAAAGTGAGAGCTAAGAATACAGAAGATGCTAAAAGAATTATTTATCAGATAGACGACATTCAGGATGTAATGAGAACTGAAAGTATGATCTCTATGGAGGAGTACTTAAGTGATAAAAACAGACTGATCAACGCGATCTCTATTTAA
- a CDS encoding SOS response-associated peptidase: MCYYNGQRVSREEFIRLMDLEKAVMNYDFLDQEIHEGFNYGNIAVLRPTEDKCNFDIVQMEWGFIPNYVKNREDVKKMRFGYKDGAGKWHQAYTTLNAKGEELLLKDENTGREKMFRKAALERRCLILSSEFYEWRHIYRLNKKTNQPLKTADKYPYHIGLVNKEYFFIAAIWQNWTDKETGETVDTVALVTTEANSLMKQIHNSKNRMPTMLPDELAWEWMMSDLTEEQITELATYQIKSNEMEAYTIEKEFKTTGTPTKAFVYEGVPELTYEV; this comes from the coding sequence ATGTGTTATTACAATGGACAACGCGTATCACGGGAGGAATTCATAAGATTAATGGATCTTGAAAAGGCCGTTATGAACTATGACTTCCTGGATCAGGAAATACATGAAGGTTTTAATTACGGAAATATTGCAGTATTAAGACCCACAGAGGACAAGTGCAATTTTGATATCGTACAGATGGAATGGGGATTTATACCCAATTATGTCAAAAATAGAGAAGATGTAAAAAAGATGCGTTTTGGCTATAAGGACGGCGCAGGAAAATGGCATCAAGCTTACACCACGTTAAATGCCAAAGGTGAGGAGCTTCTTCTCAAAGATGAAAATACCGGCCGTGAGAAAATGTTCCGCAAGGCAGCACTTGAAAGACGATGTTTAATTTTATCCAGCGAATTTTATGAATGGCGACATATTTACCGTCTAAATAAGAAAACAAACCAGCCCCTAAAAACAGCAGATAAATATCCGTATCATATCGGATTAGTAAATAAGGAATATTTCTTTATTGCTGCGATCTGGCAGAACTGGACTGATAAGGAAACAGGTGAAACAGTTGACACAGTAGCGCTTGTAACCACTGAGGCGAACTCTCTGATGAAGCAGATCCACAACTCAAAAAACCGTATGCCTACAATGCTTCCTGATGAACTCGCCTGGGAATGGATGATGTCAGATCTAACCGAAGAGCAGATCACTGAACTTGCAACTTATCAGATCAAGTCAAACGAAATGGAAGCCTATACGATCGAGAAGGAATTTAAGACCACCGGAACGCCAAC
- a CDS encoding site-specific integrase — translation MLEKSFGAIFFLKTPEKKENLRVVYLRITVDGIPKEISTKRKWDSTRWNQKSGRATGNKEDAKSLNYFLDSLSTRISNYRTELINNDQTITSQKLIDFVKGKNVSKAKVLEEFSDHNSEILALVETKEYAIGTYERYQIAKSHAAKFIKFKYNRDDLEFRELNFAFIRDYELYLKTVRNCSNNTALKYIANFKTIVLRAIAKDIIPRDPFKLFKSKKTKIKKKPLSTDELFRLENKVFSSERLSLIRDIFVFQCYTGLAYIDAYQLKPSDIKKGIDGTLWIMSSRQKSKSETDIPLLPKAIEIMERYQDHPLCIKRGSVLPVKSNQKMNEYLKEIAILCDLPDTLNTHKARRTFGSTVTLKNGVPLHIVKEMMGHYSVKQTEEYAITEQESISLEMLQLKEKLNKTNDRNQNEDPLLLLHKLQDEIAALGQKNTINSVIPPREQLLAITSKLDFIKEMLLSK, via the coding sequence ATGCTAGAAAAAAGTTTTGGTGCAATCTTCTTTTTGAAGACACCAGAGAAAAAGGAAAATTTAAGAGTAGTCTACTTGAGAATTACAGTTGATGGAATTCCAAAAGAAATTTCTACTAAACGAAAATGGGATTCAACTCGTTGGAATCAAAAGTCCGGAAGAGCTACCGGAAATAAGGAAGATGCCAAATCTTTAAATTATTTTCTGGACTCCCTAAGTACCCGGATTTCGAACTATCGGACTGAGCTAATCAATAATGATCAGACCATTACCTCACAGAAACTTATTGATTTTGTAAAAGGGAAAAACGTATCGAAAGCAAAAGTTCTGGAGGAATTTAGCGATCACAATTCTGAAATACTCGCTTTAGTAGAAACCAAGGAATACGCGATAGGTACATATGAACGTTACCAGATTGCAAAATCACATGCCGCAAAGTTTATAAAGTTTAAATACAATCGCGATGACCTTGAATTCAGGGAACTGAATTTTGCATTCATTAGAGACTATGAATTATATTTAAAAACTGTTCGAAATTGTAGTAACAATACTGCTCTAAAATACATTGCTAATTTCAAAACCATTGTTTTAAGAGCCATTGCGAAGGACATTATTCCCCGAGATCCATTTAAACTTTTTAAAAGCAAGAAAACAAAAATTAAAAAGAAACCCCTATCCACAGATGAACTTTTTAGGCTAGAAAATAAGGTCTTTTCTTCCGAGCGATTATCTTTAATCCGGGATATCTTCGTTTTTCAGTGTTATACTGGATTAGCCTACATTGATGCTTATCAATTAAAACCTAGTGATATAAAAAAGGGTATTGACGGAACTTTGTGGATCATGTCAAGTCGCCAAAAATCAAAATCAGAAACAGATATTCCACTTTTGCCAAAAGCGATTGAAATTATGGAACGTTATCAAGATCATCCATTATGTATTAAACGGGGCTCTGTTTTACCAGTTAAGTCCAATCAAAAAATGAATGAATACCTCAAAGAAATAGCCATATTATGTGATTTGCCCGACACATTGAATACCCATAAAGCTAGAAGAACATTCGGCAGCACTGTTACGCTTAAAAATGGAGTACCTTTACATATCGTTAAGGAGATGATGGGTCACTATTCGGTCAAACAGACCGAAGAGTATGCAATTACAGAGCAGGAATCCATTAGCTTAGAAATGCTACAGCTCAAAGAGAAACTTAATAAAACCAATGATCGCAATCAAAATGAAGATCCATTACTACTATTACATAAGCTTCAAGATGAAATTGCGGCTCTAGGGCAAAAAAATACAATTAATAGTGTTATTCCGCCACGGGAACAACTTCTTGCAATCACGAGCAAGCTAGATTTCATTAAAGAGATGTTACTATCTAAATAA